A single window of Aquificaceae bacterium DNA harbors:
- the rpsL gene encoding 30S ribosomal protein S12 has translation MPTINQLVKQGREKKKKKSKAPALQGNPQKRGVCVRVYTVTPKKPNSALRKVARVRLSNGIEVTAYIPGEGHNLQEHSIVLVRGGRVKDLPGVRYKVIRGALDAAGVANRRQSRSKYGVKRPKAGQQTQAKGGKK, from the coding sequence ATGCCTACCATAAACCAGCTTGTAAAACAAGGTAGGGAAAAGAAGAAGAAAAAGAGTAAAGCACCCGCTCTTCAGGGTAATCCACAAAAGAGGGGAGTTTGTGTAAGGGTATACACGGTTACTCCCAAAAAGCCTAACTCCGCTCTAAGGAAAGTTGCAAGAGTAAGGCTATCAAACGGCATTGAGGTAACCGCCTACATACCTGGTGAAGGACACAACCTCCAGGAGCACTCCATAGTCTTGGTAAGAGGTGGAAGAGTAAAAGACCTTCCCGGTGTTCGTTATAAAGTTATAAGAGGTGCACTTGACGCTGCAGGTGTTGCCAATAGAAGACAGTCAAGGTCCAAATACGGCGTTAAGAGACCAAAAGCAGGTCAACAAACACAGGCAAAAGGAGGTAAGAAGTAA
- the rpsG gene encoding 30S ribosomal protein S7, with protein sequence MPRKGPVPPREIPPDPKYGDVLVHKLINKVMKDGKKSVAEWIVYTALESAAKEVNMHPVELLHKVVEKLKPEFEVRPRRVGGATYQVPIEVPPRRQISLAIKWLVEAARERPRHRGSYTMIERLKAELLDALNERGGAIKKKEDTHKMAEANKVFAHFRW encoded by the coding sequence ATGCCAAGAAAGGGTCCTGTTCCCCCAAGAGAAATCCCTCCAGACCCAAAATATGGCGATGTGTTAGTCCATAAGCTTATCAATAAGGTAATGAAGGATGGTAAAAAATCCGTGGCGGAGTGGATAGTCTACACCGCTCTTGAATCCGCCGCAAAGGAAGTAAACATGCATCCCGTGGAGCTTCTTCATAAGGTGGTGGAAAAGCTAAAACCCGAGTTTGAAGTGCGTCCCAGAAGGGTAGGTGGTGCAACCTATCAAGTTCCCATAGAAGTCCCTCCAAGAAGGCAAATAAGCCTTGCTATCAAATGGCTGGTGGAAGCTGCAAGAGAAAGACCAAGGCACAGAGGAAGTTATACCATGATAGAAAGATTAAAAGCGGAGCTCTTGGATGCACTAAACGAAAGGGGTGGTGCCATAAAGAAGAAAGAAGATACTCACAAGATGGCGGAAGCCAACAAGGTTTTTGCACACTTTAGATGGTAA